One Monomorium pharaonis isolate MP-MQ-018 chromosome 4, ASM1337386v2, whole genome shotgun sequence DNA segment encodes these proteins:
- the LOC118645303 gene encoding putative nuclease HARBI1: MIALWKMGTMDSYRSICDRFNVGRATALRAVRRVTHALFNLAPQYISWPLGDKAQLTMRKFEENSGFLRTIGAIDGTHIKIEAPKENSIDYINRKGYHSIQLQVVCNYRAMITHCYVGHPGSVHDQRVFRQSEVAEYLNDDSKFPFDSHLVGDSAYELHQHLLVPFKDNGHLTAAQKNFNFRQSSAKVVVERCFALLKGRMRSLLHCLPMSRIDLMAEYIVACCVIHNICILREDELLVIPVPVVIDDRVEGFHVNERHPNVNGVYKRNIIMNTLQRHHIYDNL, translated from the exons ATGATTGCCCTATGGAAAATGGGTACAATGGATTCCTACAG atCCATTTGTGATCGCTTTAACGTGGGAAGGGCTACAGCGTTGAGAGCTGTCAGAAGAGTCACACATGCATTATTCAATCTGGCTCCTCAATATATTTCTTGGCCTTTGGGTGATAAAGCTCAACTTACAATGcgcaaatttgaagaaaatagtGGTTTTCTAAGGACGATTGGCGCTATAGACGGAACACACATTAAAATTGAAGCACCTAAAGAAAATTctatagattatataaatcgaAAAGGATACCATTCCATTCAACTTCAG GTGGTATGTAATTACAGGGCAATGATTACTCATTGTTATGTGGGTCATCCAGGATCAGTTCATGACCAGAGAGTCTTTAGACAATCGGAAGTTgctgaatatttaaatgatgACAGCAAATTTCCTTTCGATAGTCATTTAGTTGGAGATTCTGCGTATGAACTGCATCAACACCTCTTGGTTCCGTTTAAAGATAACGGACATTTGACCGctgcacaaaaaaattttaatttccgtCAATCGTCTGCCAAAGTTGTTGTTGAAAGGTGTTTTGCACTTTTAAAAGGCCGTATGCGTAGTTTATTACATTGCTTGCCTATGTCTCGAATTGATTTAATGGCTGAATACATAGTAGCTTGTTGCGTTATTCACAACATTTGTATATTACGTGAAGACGAACTTCTAGTAATACCAGTGCCAGTAGTTATAGACGATCGAGTGGAAGGTTTTCATGTCAATGAGAGACACCCAAATGTAAACGgtgtttataaaagaaatattattatgaatacTTTGCAAAGACATCATATTTAtgataacttataa
- the LOC105840890 gene encoding trihelix transcription factor GT-2, with protein MNAHNARAKEVGRRERVTSLVIHIIYFLKAVCLFQRSFVKNMEKVTLYCPESEKMYDVMLSPDDARRAASDISFATTLLNAAIIEQNKENEMMQDTINKISTIDNDLPIEECEEGSLYRWTDSCVILLLRTYQELETKFTNGKMSHKKCWEQVATLLKEKGYNVTGPQCASKLRSLKKTYKSIKDYNAKSGNDRRTWQHFEIMEEIFAKRAWCKPVALASSSGLLIKNTSSTSSCTNDNSSDDDIRSSGSTKITRTLMAKLLEKRLSQKEIHEQRKQKRHEDRMVMEEKLIDSLSKFLNK; from the exons ATGAACGCTCACAACGCTCGCGCTAAAGAGGTGGGTCGGCGTGAGCGTGTGACGTCACTAGTCatccatattatttattttcttaaagctGTGTGTTTATTCCAAAGAAGTTTCgttaaaaatatggaaaaagtAACTTTATACTGTCCCGAAAGTGAAAAAATGTATGATGTAATGTTGTCTCCTGATGATGCTCGTCGTGCTGCTTCAG ATATTTCTTTTGCTACAACTCTTTTAAATGCAGCAATTatagaacaaaataaagaaaatgagaTGATGCAAGAtacaatcaataaaatttcaactaTAGATAATGATTTGCCAATAGAAGAATGTGAAGaag gTTCCCTATATCGATGGACTGATTCATgtgttattcttttattacggACGTATCAGGAactagaaacaaaatttactaatggAAAGATGTCACACAAAAAATGTTGGGAACAGGTGGCTACATTATTAAAGGAAAAGGGATACAATGTAACGGGCCCTCAATGTGCTTCAAAATTaagaagtttgaaaaaaacgtataaaTCGATAAAAGATTACAATGCCAAATCTGGCAACGATCGACGTACCTGGCAACATTTTGAg ATCATGGaagaaatatttgcaaaaagagCTTGGTGCAAACCTGTTGCGCTTGCTTCATCAAgtggattattaataaaaaatacgtcTTCTACAAGTTCATGTACTAATGATAATTCTTCTGATGATGATATTAGGTCTTCAG gCAGTACAAAGATTACACGGACATTAATGGCAAAATTGCTAGAAAAAAGACTTTCACAAAAAGAGATTCATGAACAGCGAAAACAAAAACGTCATGAAGATAGAATGGTCATGGAAGAAAAACTAATTGATTCACTTTCCAAGTTTCTTAATAAGtga
- the LOC105838620 gene encoding adenylate kinase isoenzyme 1 produces MGLNCVRPVDPLCAVIPRSIELDASPIKESKLPIIFLIGGPGAGKATQCVRIAEHYGFCAIVSRELLRDEVSTGSQRGVILAYLMSEFKLVPADVMVELIKAKMLSSLNSTRGFLVSGFPREKMQWQHFNRQIRPPDLVLYLYVRNSLLMDRILARTITATERQQRSIDENWRRIKEHSRMMKPILKYYKKQLVTIDGEKDEIEVFQDICNAINNTLINFPSTAGKNI; encoded by the exons ATGGGCTTAAATTGCGTGCGGCCTGTCGATCCTTTATGTGCCGTAATACCAAGAAGCATTGAGCTCGACGCTTCACCAATTAAAGAATCAAAATTgccaattatctttttaattggAGGTCCCGGTGCTGGAAAAG CGACACAATGTGTACGGATAGCAGAACATTACGGTTTCTGTGCCATCGTAAGTAGAGAATTATTGCGCGACGAAGTAAGCACCGGGTCACAAAGAGGTGTTATCCTGGCATATTTGATGTCTGAGTTTAAACTGGTTCCCGCTGATGTCATGGTAGAACTCATTAAAGCGAAGATGCTGAGCAGTTTAAATAGCACGCGAGGTTTTCTAGTGAGTGGATTTCCTAGAGAGAAGATGCAATGGCAGCATTTTAACCGACAGATCCGACCGCCAGATCTTGTTCTGTACTTATATGTCAGAAACTCACTGCTAATGGACAGAATTCTAGCTAGGACCATCACGGCTACCGAACGACAACAACGTAGTATTGATGAAAATTGGCGACGAATCAAGGAGCACAGTCGAATGATGAAGCCTATACTTAAGTACTATAAAAAGCAATTAGTAACCATTGATGGTGAGAAAGATGAAATAGAAGTTTTTCAAGACATTTGCAACGCAATTAATAACACCTTGATAAACTTTCCAAGTACAGCTGGtaaaaacatttaa